One window from the genome of Nicotiana sylvestris chromosome 9, ASM39365v2, whole genome shotgun sequence encodes:
- the LOC104233347 gene encoding uncharacterized protein, which yields MGEKGLQTPAKKLFLWVRKQSKKVKTVLGFVTSLTLLVTLKLLIRDHNHFFVLAESVHLIGLLCLIYKLSTLKTCSGLSLKTQVLTAIFLAVRVFCSFIMEGDIHTILDFVTLVATLWVIYMMKFKLKSSYMADLDTMHYWYLIVPCVVAAIFIHPTTAHFFFFRMLWAFCVYLESISVLPQLRLMQNVQIIEPFTAHYVFALGVARFLGCAHWIIQVYDTRGAYLYLAGRGYFWIPMVFLAEIVQTFILADFCYYYIKSVMSGQLLVRLPQPV from the exons ATGGGTGAGAAGGGGTTGCAAACGCCGGCGAAGAAACTGTTTTTATGGGTTCGAAAGCAGTCGAAAAAGGTCAAGACTGTCTTAGGTTTTGTCACAAGTCTCACTTTGCTGGTTACTCTCAAATTACTCATCCGTGATCACAATCACTTCTTCGTTTTGGCTGAGTCTGTTCATTTAATCGGACTCTTATGTTTGATTTACAAGTTGTCGACTCTCAAAACTTGCTCAG GCCTCTCATTGAAGACTCAAGTGCTTACGGCGATATTTCTAGCTGTGAGAGTATTTTGTAGTTTCATCATGGAAGGAGATATACACACCATTCTAGATTTTGTTACACTTGTGGCAACATTGTGGGTAATATATATGATGAAGTTCAAGTTGAAGTCATCCTATATGGCAGATCTCGATACCATGCACTATTGGTATTTG ATTGTGCCTTGCGTCGTTGCAGCAATTTTTATCCATCCTACTACAGCTCATTTTTTCTTCTTCCGAATGCTTTGGGCTTTTTGTGTATACCTGGAATCTATCTCGGTGTTGCCTCAGCTTCGGTTGATGCAGAATGTTCAG ATAATTGAGCCATTTACAGCTCATTATGTGTTTGCATTGGGTGTTGCAAGATTCTTGGGTTGTGCTCATTGGATTATTCAG GTCTATGACACTCGTGGAGCATATTTATATTTGGCTGGACGGGGTTACTTCTGGATACCTATGGTATTTTTGGCAGAAATCGTCCAAACGTTTATCTTGGCCGATTTCTGCTATTATTACATAAAGAG TGTCATGAGCGGTCAACTTTTAGTCCGCCTGCCTCAGCCAGTATAG